In Glycine max cultivar Williams 82 chromosome 7, Glycine_max_v4.0, whole genome shotgun sequence, a single window of DNA contains:
- the LOC100789926 gene encoding uncharacterized protein — protein sequence MGNCCKPASSMEWDGEDWSDLTSKKTTSSKVFDEGHTHGHGLSLGKVQKEKLMGALGASPDANGKVKIKISKQQQVNKKQVGRASAEQVLLRLINARDHDTRHRLWRPVLESIPELG from the coding sequence ATGGGAAACTGTTGCAAGCCGGCATCATCAATGGAGTGGGACGGCGAGGACTGGAGTGATTTGACGTCCAAGAAGACGACCTCAAGCAAGGTATTTGACGAAGGTCATACTCATGGTCATGGGTTGAGTTTAGGGAAAGTACAGAAGGAGAAGCTTATGGGAGCTCTAGGAGCTTCTCCTGATGCCAATGGGAAAGTGAAGATAAAGATTTCAAAACAACAACAGGTTAATAAGAAGCAAGTAGGGCGAGCTTCTGCAGAACAAGTTCTGCTTCGCTTAATAAACGCCAGAGATCATGATACTCGTCACAGATTGTGGAGGCCCGTGCTAGAGAGTATTCCTGAGCTAGGTTAG
- the LOC100789400 gene encoding uncharacterized protein produces MPGYNNVLNSNQTAGTTDDEMVGKEVTGVIDGTFKTGYLLSVKVADTDAFLKGLVFLPEQVPPLTVENDVAPHVKMIERKEIPIPVVNPQAEIHGSVPSTVQCNKQSFEPELQQVPMSEEQVLPTEIHSGISSLLENQSASTLIPNSISSEEIPQGTQEPGHVNQSTIMSELDHDKTVKQSETLHELDASTQVKESSADGGETKVSEATSELINLVPPIDNANKELGTGQQAVPYAHQLNEPNTSNIESNLIPVSAEPEALPCEQTAKTVFVEKQELPKTDVLEDTKTKLASETSSNVDTSNSNGKPSSVVNIPVVGSNHKLETSQPEAMPSEQIGKSVPSESKFSSDGHDLWGKSEDPQNCSSFGDINKVDFNQPTESLAKSMESEQIGSDT; encoded by the coding sequence ATGCCTGGTTATAACAATGTGTTGAACTCCAACCAAACAGCGGGTACAACTGATGATGAAATGGTTGGGAAGGAAGTCACTGGTGTCATTGATGGCACTTTTAAAACTGGATATCTTCTTAGTGTTAAGGTGGCAGACACTGATGCTTTCTTAAAAGGCCTTGTGTTTCTACCAGAACAAGTTCCTCCACTTACTGTAGAAAATGATGTGGCTCCACATGTCAAAATGATCGAAAGGAAAGAAATTCCAATTCCAGTTGTTAACCCACAGGCAGAGATACATGGTTCTGTTCCCTCAACAGTACAATGCAACAAGCAATCTTTTGAGCCAGAATTACAGCAGGTGCCTATGTCTGAAGAACAAGTGCTACCAACTGAGATCCATTCTGGCATCTCAAGTTTACTTGAGAATCAATCCGCCTCTACTTTGATACCAAATTCCATTTCCAGTGAAGAAATTCCACAGGGTACACAAGAGCCTGGGCATGTGAATCAGTCTACTATCATGTCAGAGTTGGATCATGACAAAACTGTTAAACAAAGTGAAACATTGCATGAACTCGATGCCTCCACACAGGTAAAAGAATCTAGTGCTGATGGGGGAGAAACAAAAGTCTCAGAAGCAACATCTGAACTCATCAACCTGGTTCCACCAATTGATAACGCCAATAAGGAGCTCGGAACTGGACAGCAGGCTGTGCCTTATGCGCATCAGCTGAATGAACCAAATACATCAAATATTGAATCCAACCTGATCCCTGTATCTGCTGAACCAGAAGCCTTGCCATGTGAGCAGACTGCTAAAACTGTTTTTGTGGAGAAGCAGGAATTGCCAAAAACTGATGTGCTAGAAGATACAAAGACAAAGCTTGCAAGTGAGACTTCAAGCAATGTTGACACCTCAAACTCAAATGGAAAACCAAGTAGTGTTGTTAACATTCCTGTTGTGGGATCGAACCATAAACTAGAGACCAGCCAACCGGAAGCCATGCCATCTGAAcagattggtaaatctgttccttcTGAGTCCAAGTTCTCATCTGATGGACATGATTTGTGGGGGAAGAGTGAAGATCCCCAGAACTGTAGCTCTTTTGGTGACATTAATAAGGTGGATTTCAATCAACCTACTGAATCTTTAGCTAAGTCAATGGAATCTGAGCAGATTGGATCAGACACTTGA
- the LOC100790456 gene encoding uncharacterized protein, whose amino-acid sequence MGNCCKPASSMEWDGEDWSDLTSKKTRSSKVFEEAHTHGHGHWLNLGKVQKEKLMEALRVSPNANGKVKIKISKKELAELLEKQQHVNKKQVGRASAEQVLLRLINARDHDARHRLWRPELESIPEQG is encoded by the coding sequence ATGGGAAACTGCTGTAAGCCGGCATCATCAATGGAGTGGGACGGTGAAGACTGGAGTGATTTGACGTCCAAGAAGACGAGATCAAGCAAGGTGTTTGAAGAAGCTCATACTCATGGTCATGGTCATTGGTTGAATTTAGGGAAAGTGCAGAAGGAAAAGCTTATGGAAGCACTAAGAGTTTCTCCTAATGCCAACGGGAAGGTGAAGATAAAGATTTCAAAGAAAGAGTTGgcagaattgttggagaagcaACAACATGTTAATAAGAAGCAAGTAGGGAGAGCTTCTGCAGAACAAGTTTTACTTCGCCTAATAAACGCAAGAGATCATGACGCTCGTCACAGATTATGGAGGCCCGAGCTAGAGAGTATTCCTGAGCAAGGTTAG
- the LOC100814743 gene encoding polyadenylate-binding protein RBP45, with amino-acid sequence MMQAGPGGMAQQANQQYAQQQQQPYMMMPPQPQPPQMWATSAQPPSQSVAPPQPTSADEVRTLWIGDLQYWMDENYLYTCLAHTGEVASVKVIRNKQTSQSEGYGFIEFTSRAGAERVLQTYNGTIMPNGGQNFRLNWATLSAGERRHDDSPDHTIFVGDLAADVTDYLLQETFRARYPSIKGAKVVIDRLTGRTKGYGFVRFGDESEQVRAMTEMQGVLCSTRPMRIGPASNKNPSTQSQPKASYQNPQGAQNEHDPNNTTIFVGNLDPNVTDDHLRQVFGHYGELVHVKIPAGKRCGFVQFADRSCAEEALRVLNGTLLGGQNVRLSWGRSPSNKQAQPDANQWNGSGGGYYGYAQGGYENYGYAPAGQDPNMYGSYPGYANYQPPQQQQQIGYS; translated from the exons atgatgcaGGCTGGACCCGGCGGCATGGCCCAACAAGCGAACCAACAATACGCacagcaacagcaacaaccctaCATGATGATGCCGCCGCAGCCTCAGCCCCCTCAGATGTGGGCCACATCGGCCCAGCCTCCGTCCCAGTCGGTGGCTCCTCCGCAACCCACCAGCGCCGATGAGGTCCGTACCCTCTGGATCGGTGATTTGCAGTACTGGATGGACGAAAATTATCTCTACACCTGTTTGGCACACACCGGCGAG GTGGCTTCAGTTAAAGTCATTCGGAACAAACAAACTAGTCAATCGGAGGGATATGGGTTTATTGAGTTTACTAGTCGTGCTGGTGCTGAGAGAGTCCTTCAAACATACAATGGCACCATTATGCCAAATGGCGGGCAGAACTTCAGATTGAACTGGGCAACTCTTAGTGCAGGTGAGAGGCGTCACGATGATAGCCCAGATCACACCATATTTGTTGGAGACCTGGCTGCCGATGTTACGGATTATCTTCTTCAAGAGACATTTCGGGCACGATATCCCTCAATTAAGGGGGCCAAAGTTGTAATTGATAGGCTAACTGGACGGACAAAGGGTTATGGTTTTGTTAGGTTTGGAGATGAGAGTGAACAGGTTAGAGCTATGACTGAAATGCAAGGGGTTCTTTGTTCAACAAGGCCCATGCGAATTGGACCAGCCTCTAATAAAAACCCTAGCACTCAGTCTCAGCCAAAAG CATCATATCAGAATCCTCAAGGGGCACAGAACGAGCATGATCCAAATAATACAACT ATTTTTGTCGGCAATTTGGATCCTAACGTCACGGATGACCATTTGAGACAAGTTTTTGGGCATTATGGAGAGTTAGTTCATGTGAAGATTCCAGCTGGCAAGCGATGTGGATTTGTCCAATTTGCGGACCG GAGCTGTGCGGAAGAGGCACTGCGGGTTTTGAATGGCACACTTCTAGGCGGACAAAATGTTAGGCTTTCATGGGGGCGAAGTCCTTCAAACAAACAG GCTCAACCAGATGCAAACCAGTGGAATGGTAGTGGTGGTGGATACTACGGATATGCTCAGGGGGGCTATGAAAATTATGGTTATGCCCCTGCTGGACAGGACCCCAATATGTATGGCAGTTATCCTGGGTATGCGAATTACCAACCTCCCCAGCAACAGCAGCAAATAGGATATAGCTAA